A stretch of Pseudomonas sp. LRP2-20 DNA encodes these proteins:
- a CDS encoding GNAT family N-acetyltransferase — protein sequence MLSREGCVRPALRGDVPALIGLMRALAEFEGYLDEFAVDENALLARAFGESPECNVFVVQGAEGIAGYAVGLIIPFTYDLRPTVVLKELFVAPSDRGKGFGAALLSQVAAWSLEQGAGRLKWDVLAGNHSAEAFYRQHGGRPEAKWMPYQMSEVGLKVLSRME from the coding sequence ATGTTGAGTAGAGAGGGCTGCGTTCGGCCGGCACTGCGCGGGGATGTACCCGCGCTGATTGGGCTCATGCGGGCGTTGGCGGAATTCGAGGGGTACCTCGATGAATTCGCAGTGGATGAAAACGCGCTGCTTGCACGTGCGTTTGGCGAGAGCCCCGAGTGTAATGTTTTTGTCGTCCAGGGCGCAGAAGGTATCGCTGGCTATGCCGTCGGGTTGATTATCCCTTTCACTTATGACTTGCGACCGACCGTAGTGCTCAAGGAACTGTTCGTGGCGCCCAGTGACCGGGGAAAAGGGTTCGGAGCAGCATTGCTGAGCCAGGTTGCTGCCTGGTCGCTGGAGCAGGGAGCGGGGAGGTTGAAGTGGGACGTGTTGGCCGGGAATCACAGCGCTGAAGCGTTCTATCGGCAGCATGGCGGTCGACCAGAGGCGAAATGGATGCCATACCAGATGAGCGAGGTAGGGTTAAAAGTTCTATCCCGCATGGAATAA
- a CDS encoding chorismate mutase yields MDVLCTSLDEVRQRIDVIDRSLVSLLAQRGKLVTQAARFKKTTDDVRAPARVEQVIAKVRDMAEEVGASAAVVEQVYRAMISAFIAEELNIHAKLTQGA; encoded by the coding sequence ATGGATGTACTTTGCACCTCTCTGGATGAAGTTCGGCAGCGCATCGATGTCATCGACCGGAGCCTGGTTTCACTGCTCGCCCAGCGTGGCAAGCTTGTGACGCAGGCCGCGCGTTTCAAGAAAACCACAGATGACGTGCGCGCGCCTGCGCGGGTCGAGCAAGTCATTGCCAAGGTGCGTGACATGGCCGAGGAGGTGGGTGCTTCGGCAGCGGTTGTGGAACAGGTGTACCGGGCCATGATCTCGGCGTTCATCGCCGAAGAGCTGAACATTCACGCCAAGCTGACCCAAGGGGCCTGA
- a CDS encoding DUF3077 domain-containing protein yields the protein MTTDDTQCTVGKTTFYQGENQTHPLFRIEPGIPCRDAREQASELMGYVRELTILGLMDEKPMLIWASHYLSAMAKALMDDAELGMAQ from the coding sequence ATGACCACAGACGACACCCAATGCACGGTCGGCAAGACCACCTTCTACCAAGGTGAAAACCAGACCCACCCGCTGTTTCGCATCGAACCCGGCATCCCTTGCCGCGATGCCCGCGAGCAAGCCTCGGAACTGATGGGCTATGTGCGCGAACTGACTATCCTCGGTTTGATGGACGAGAAGCCGATGTTGATCTGGGCTTCGCACTACCTGAGCGCGATGGCCAAGGCCCTGATGGATGATGCCGAGCTTGGCATGGCGCAGTGA
- a CDS encoding DUF2986 domain-containing protein — MNRQKKLKQLLKAHQKKANAKLAPKSNKPKYISKADRLKLETEAKAAGTDNPTEPSPTA, encoded by the coding sequence ATGAACCGCCAGAAGAAACTCAAACAGTTGCTCAAGGCCCACCAGAAAAAGGCCAATGCCAAGCTGGCGCCCAAGAGCAACAAGCCCAAGTACATCAGCAAGGCCGACCGGCTGAAACTTGAAACCGAGGCCAAGGCTGCTGGCACCGATAACCCGACCGAGCCAAGCCCGACGGCCTAG
- a CDS encoding tetratricopeptide repeat protein — MPTQRLLSALFLLFSAVACQGVQAGSYAAPARSNKASTQLIEAASRQYEQGKLDQAAATLERALQIQPGNPATLHYLGVLRLEQGQYDQAEVLAVRSNQRVGSNTALRNRNYQLIEAAQKARGSGWVPVSR, encoded by the coding sequence ATGCCGACCCAGCGCCTGCTGTCAGCACTGTTCCTGTTGTTCAGCGCCGTCGCCTGCCAAGGCGTGCAGGCGGGTTCCTACGCGGCACCGGCGCGCAGCAACAAAGCCTCGACCCAGCTGATCGAGGCCGCCTCGCGCCAGTATGAACAGGGCAAGCTGGACCAGGCCGCCGCCACGCTGGAACGTGCGCTGCAGATCCAGCCGGGCAACCCAGCCACGTTGCACTACCTGGGCGTGCTGCGCCTGGAACAGGGGCAGTACGACCAGGCTGAAGTGCTGGCGGTACGCTCCAACCAGCGAGTTGGCAGCAACACTGCGCTGCGCAATCGCAACTATCAGCTAATCGAGGCTGCGCAAAAGGCCCGTGGTTCTGGCTGGGTGCCTGTCTCTCGATGA
- a CDS encoding MFS transporter, which translates to MSAYETTVPVASTSKGAGISIAILAFSAFLIVTTEFLIVGLLPALARDLDISIAVAGQLVTLFAFTVMLFGPPLTAALSHLERKKLFIAILLLFAAANAVAAASSSFWVLAVARVLPALALPVFWGTASETAAQLAGPQRAGQAISRVYLGISAAMLLGIPLGTVAASAIGWRGAFWLLAGLSLIMAAAMWVCMPSVARTAKVEFLKQARIFKEPCFLANVLLSVLVFSAMFIAYTYLGDILERAAGVAPADVGWWMMGFGAIGLVGNWIGGRVVDHSPINATVGFLVLLALGMAATAALAQGGWLFCVALGLWGIANTALYPISQVRVMRSVSHAQALAGTTNVSAANAGIGVGAILGGMTLSKLGIGYLGYMAAAVALLALLLALAVRNLAPER; encoded by the coding sequence ATGTCTGCCTACGAAACAACCGTACCGGTTGCTTCCACCTCCAAAGGCGCAGGAATCAGTATCGCGATCCTGGCCTTTTCCGCCTTTCTCATCGTCACCACCGAGTTTCTGATCGTCGGTCTGCTCCCCGCGCTGGCCAGGGACTTGGACATTTCGATTGCCGTTGCCGGGCAACTGGTCACGCTGTTCGCCTTCACCGTAATGCTTTTCGGTCCACCCCTGACAGCGGCGCTGTCGCACCTGGAACGGAAAAAACTGTTCATCGCGATCCTGCTGCTGTTCGCCGCAGCCAACGCCGTTGCCGCCGCCTCAAGCAGCTTCTGGGTACTGGCCGTTGCCCGTGTGCTGCCTGCCTTGGCCTTGCCGGTGTTCTGGGGCACAGCCAGTGAGACCGCCGCGCAACTGGCCGGGCCGCAGCGAGCGGGGCAAGCCATTTCAAGGGTTTACCTGGGGATCTCGGCAGCCATGCTGCTGGGCATTCCGCTGGGTACCGTGGCGGCCAGTGCGATCGGCTGGCGCGGGGCGTTCTGGCTGCTCGCCGGGCTTTCATTGATCATGGCGGCGGCCATGTGGGTGTGCATGCCGAGCGTAGCGCGCACGGCCAAGGTGGAATTCCTCAAGCAGGCGCGGATCTTCAAGGAACCCTGTTTCCTGGCCAACGTGCTGCTCTCTGTGCTGGTGTTCAGTGCCATGTTCATTGCCTACACCTACCTGGGCGACATCCTCGAGCGTGCCGCAGGCGTGGCCCCGGCCGATGTTGGTTGGTGGATGATGGGCTTTGGCGCCATTGGCCTGGTCGGTAACTGGATTGGCGGCAGGGTCGTCGACCATTCGCCGATCAACGCCACCGTTGGCTTCCTCGTGCTGCTGGCCTTGGGCATGGCCGCGACGGCTGCGCTGGCCCAGGGCGGCTGGCTGTTCTGTGTTGCGCTCGGGCTGTGGGGCATCGCCAATACCGCGCTTTACCCGATCAGCCAGGTGCGGGTCATGCGTTCGGTCAGCCACGCACAGGCGCTGGCGGGCACCACCAACGTCTCGGCGGCCAATGCCGGCATTGGCGTGGGAGCCATCCTCGGCGGCATGACCCTGTCGAAACTGGGTATCGGCTACCTTGGTTACATGGCCGCTGCCGTAGCGCTGCTCGCGCTGCTGCTGGCGCTGGCCGTTCGCAACCTCGCGCCTGAGCGCTAG
- a CDS encoding LysR family transcriptional regulator, which produces MFSSERLKGLDVFVAVADLGSFTAAAERLNLTGSAVSKSVARLEQRLGARLFNRTTRTLALTDAGVTFYRTCTSVLADLEQVEHALSAEGDAPHGKVRIDLPASYGRLHVLPLILDFIHQHPLLQPHISFTDRFIDPVHEGIDIVVRIGGPDAWPAGLGHQYFGAQRLIFCAAPSYLAQHGTPQSARDLDQHDCVGYGHGDGQVSPWFFKGRQPGEMERRTLQARIAVGDGEGEVAAVLAGHGIGQLPTWLTQRHLDQGTLVEVLPELATDGLPMNLVWLKSRENQPKVRALLDYLLPRLTPHGSQPADGSRP; this is translated from the coding sequence ATGTTTTCATCTGAACGGCTGAAGGGGCTCGACGTGTTCGTCGCCGTCGCAGACCTGGGCAGTTTCACTGCAGCAGCCGAACGGTTGAACCTCACCGGGTCTGCGGTGAGCAAGAGCGTGGCGCGCCTCGAGCAACGCCTGGGAGCACGACTGTTCAACCGTACTACCCGCACCCTGGCGCTGACCGATGCGGGTGTCACCTTCTACCGTACCTGCACGTCGGTACTGGCCGACCTGGAACAGGTAGAACATGCGCTCAGCGCCGAGGGCGATGCGCCTCACGGCAAGGTACGAATAGACCTGCCGGCCTCCTACGGCCGGTTGCATGTGCTGCCGCTGATCCTGGATTTCATTCACCAGCATCCGCTGCTGCAACCGCACATCTCGTTTACCGACCGTTTCATCGACCCGGTACACGAAGGCATCGACATCGTCGTGCGCATCGGCGGCCCGGATGCCTGGCCAGCCGGCCTGGGCCACCAGTATTTCGGTGCGCAACGCCTGATCTTCTGCGCCGCACCCAGCTACCTTGCACAGCACGGTACCCCGCAAAGCGCGCGTGATCTCGATCAGCATGATTGTGTCGGCTATGGGCACGGCGACGGCCAGGTCAGCCCCTGGTTCTTCAAGGGCCGCCAGCCGGGGGAGATGGAGCGGCGCACGCTGCAGGCGCGTATCGCCGTCGGTGATGGCGAGGGCGAGGTAGCCGCGGTGCTCGCCGGGCATGGTATCGGCCAGCTGCCGACCTGGCTGACCCAGCGGCACCTCGACCAGGGCACGCTGGTCGAGGTGTTGCCCGAGCTGGCAACGGACGGCCTGCCCATGAACCTGGTATGGCTGAAAAGCCGCGAGAACCAGCCCAAGGTGCGCGCACTGCTGGACTACCTGCTGCCAAGGCTGACACCCCATGGCAGCCAGCCCGCCGATGGCAGCAGGCCCTAG
- a CDS encoding LysR substrate-binding domain-containing protein — protein sequence MPAGFPGLPSLNALRVFEVVARQLNFRLAAEELGVTQAAVAQQVRGLEASLQVRLFERLPRGVGLTDAGRGYAASIRSALVMIDEATRLLRPAPSQLTVSVTPTFASKWLIPRLGHFAEAHPDIDLRLLASDRLSHFHTDGVDIAVRYGQPPFGGGLNVELLMEQRIVAVASPALLAAMGKPESFAALQGYVALHDGHNFWPQFTAAFFPDHPKPMSKTVRFNQASLAIDAAIGGQGITLASYAFVKDDIAAGRLQQVFPEQLRLDKAFYLVWPRKAQEAPALGLVRAWLKGQVDER from the coding sequence ATGCCTGCAGGTTTCCCCGGGTTGCCGTCACTCAATGCGCTGCGAGTATTCGAAGTGGTCGCGCGTCAGCTGAACTTTCGCCTCGCCGCCGAGGAGCTGGGCGTGACCCAGGCCGCTGTCGCCCAGCAGGTGCGCGGGCTGGAAGCCAGCCTGCAGGTGCGCCTGTTCGAGCGCCTGCCGCGGGGCGTTGGCCTGACCGATGCCGGGCGTGGCTATGCGGCGAGCATCCGCAGCGCCCTGGTGATGATCGATGAAGCCACCCGGCTGCTACGCCCGGCGCCGTCCCAGCTCACCGTCAGCGTGACCCCGACCTTTGCGTCGAAATGGCTGATTCCAAGGCTCGGCCACTTCGCCGAGGCCCATCCCGACATCGATCTGCGCCTGCTGGCCAGCGACCGTCTCTCGCACTTCCATACCGATGGCGTCGACATCGCTGTGCGCTACGGGCAACCGCCGTTCGGTGGCGGGCTGAACGTCGAGCTGCTGATGGAGCAACGCATCGTCGCCGTGGCCAGCCCGGCATTGCTGGCTGCAATGGGCAAGCCAGAGAGCTTTGCCGCCTTGCAGGGTTATGTTGCCTTGCACGATGGGCATAACTTCTGGCCGCAGTTCACGGCTGCCTTTTTTCCTGATCATCCGAAGCCGATGTCGAAGACCGTGCGCTTCAACCAGGCATCGCTGGCCATCGACGCCGCCATTGGCGGGCAGGGCATTACCCTCGCCAGCTATGCCTTCGTCAAGGACGACATCGCCGCTGGCAGGCTGCAGCAGGTGTTCCCCGAGCAGCTGCGGCTGGACAAGGCGTTCTACCTGGTGTGGCCACGCAAGGCACAGGAGGCGCCAGCGCTGGGCCTTGTCAGGGCATGGCTCAAAGGTCAGGTAGACGAAAGATAA
- a CDS encoding SDR family oxidoreductase encodes MSVEKVAIITAGGSGMGAAAARRLAADGYKVGILSSSGKGEALAAELGGIGITGSNQSVEDLQRLVDAVVEKWGRIDVLVNSAGHGPRAPILEISDEDWHKGMDTYLLNVIRPTRLVTPYMQKQKGGVIINISTAWAFEPVDLFPTSAVFRSGLAAFTKIFADNFAGDNVRINNVLPGWIDSLPATEQRRDSVPLKRYGTSEEIAATIAFLASDGAAYITGQNIKVDGGVTRSV; translated from the coding sequence ATGTCTGTAGAGAAAGTGGCAATCATCACCGCCGGTGGCAGCGGCATGGGCGCGGCCGCGGCACGTCGGCTGGCGGCTGATGGTTACAAGGTCGGCATCCTGTCCTCTTCGGGCAAGGGTGAGGCGCTGGCGGCCGAACTCGGTGGCATCGGCATCACCGGCAGCAACCAGTCGGTCGAAGACCTGCAGCGGCTGGTGGATGCCGTGGTCGAGAAGTGGGGGCGTATCGACGTGCTGGTCAACAGCGCTGGCCACGGCCCGCGCGCGCCAATCCTGGAGATCAGCGACGAGGACTGGCACAAGGGCATGGACACCTACCTGCTCAATGTCATCCGCCCGACACGGCTGGTGACGCCTTACATGCAAAAGCAGAAGGGTGGGGTGATCATCAACATCTCCACCGCCTGGGCGTTCGAGCCTGTTGACCTGTTCCCCACCTCGGCTGTGTTCCGCTCGGGCCTGGCCGCCTTCACCAAGATCTTCGCCGATAACTTCGCCGGCGATAACGTGCGCATCAACAACGTGCTGCCAGGCTGGATCGACAGCCTGCCGGCCACTGAGCAGCGCCGCGACAGCGTACCGCTCAAGCGCTATGGCACCAGTGAAGAGATTGCCGCCACCATCGCCTTCCTCGCCAGCGACGGTGCTGCCTACATCACCGGGCAAAACATCAAGGTCGACGGTGGCGTGACGCGCAGCGTCTGA
- a CDS encoding protease modulator HflK codes for MRVDLDTEAADLDGLPRFQRARVHARQLMLLMYLALAGVALLAVMQGLIGLFSPDSHWLVLLAVNGAMLLLLAGAAQSAWRVASWRATAMGQVPVPLMFWRAAGETVEPESLSRFDRWCRQVGDACRRQWHRLGAETPWLVGLAGLALLLVRGAWRFDLPTPAVAGQVTWVAIGLLAVVAFSLVVLERHLMAESEATWPEAEALAATLRLVIAVQVLTIACLVCVDGERLWPARLAVLIGVLPGLAALEMLIRAVLAMFRPSRPGEEPALVARSLAGDFLQWPPRPLAVLQDELHQRLGIDLRQVWAFAFMRRAFLPVAALVALVGWLLTGIVEVPTNNRGVYERFGNPVAVYPPGLHVGLPWPFGKVLWVDNSIIHELATTTAEGVSEPQAAADGAPPATANRLWDATHLSENSQVIAGADGGRQGFQIVNMDVRFIYRIGLSDAAALAAAYHTADVEQLLRSVANRVLVHDFAVRSLDGLLGAERAALGRDIGQAVQADLDRMDTGVELLATSVEAIHPPAGAANAYHAVQAAQITAQALVARDRGQAAQKLDEARQGATTLTDKATAEAHETQTSADTAALRFDAEHTAWLHAGQAFILEQYLQRLSQGMAHASSLIIDHRLAANQAPTLDLRSYAAPIDPSQQKPASGRTQERNP; via the coding sequence ATGAGAGTCGATCTAGACACCGAGGCCGCCGACCTCGATGGTTTACCGCGATTTCAGCGTGCAAGGGTTCATGCGCGCCAGTTGATGTTGCTGATGTACCTGGCGTTGGCGGGCGTAGCGCTGCTGGCGGTCATGCAGGGGCTGATCGGGCTGTTCAGCCCTGACTCGCACTGGTTGGTCCTGCTCGCGGTCAATGGCGCCATGCTGTTGCTGCTGGCGGGCGCAGCGCAGTCGGCCTGGCGGGTGGCCAGCTGGCGTGCGACGGCCATGGGCCAGGTGCCTGTCCCGTTGATGTTCTGGCGCGCCGCAGGCGAAACCGTGGAGCCTGAGTCGCTCAGCCGTTTCGATCGCTGGTGCCGGCAGGTCGGCGACGCCTGCCGTCGGCAATGGCACAGGCTGGGCGCAGAAACACCCTGGCTCGTTGGCCTGGCGGGTCTGGCACTGCTGCTGGTGAGAGGGGCTTGGCGCTTTGACCTGCCGACCCCGGCGGTAGCTGGGCAAGTGACCTGGGTTGCCATCGGCCTGCTGGCCGTTGTCGCGTTCAGCCTGGTGGTGCTCGAGCGCCACCTGATGGCTGAAAGCGAGGCGACCTGGCCCGAGGCCGAGGCGCTTGCCGCGACGTTGCGGCTGGTCATTGCCGTGCAGGTGCTGACCATTGCCTGCCTGGTCTGTGTCGACGGTGAGCGGCTCTGGCCGGCCCGCCTGGCGGTGTTGATCGGTGTGCTGCCTGGCCTGGCAGCGCTCGAAATGCTGATACGTGCCGTGCTGGCGATGTTCCGCCCCTCGCGCCCGGGCGAAGAGCCGGCGCTGGTGGCACGCAGCCTGGCGGGTGACTTCCTGCAATGGCCACCGCGGCCATTGGCCGTGCTGCAGGATGAACTGCACCAGCGCCTGGGCATCGACCTGCGTCAGGTATGGGCGTTCGCCTTCATGCGCCGGGCGTTCCTGCCGGTGGCGGCACTGGTGGCGCTGGTCGGTTGGTTGCTGACCGGCATCGTCGAAGTGCCGACCAACAATCGCGGGGTCTACGAACGCTTTGGCAACCCCGTGGCAGTGTATCCCCCGGGCTTGCATGTCGGCTTGCCCTGGCCATTTGGCAAGGTGCTGTGGGTGGACAACAGCATCATCCATGAATTGGCGACCACAACGGCCGAGGGTGTCAGCGAACCCCAGGCGGCTGCCGACGGTGCACCGCCGGCAACGGCCAACCGGCTGTGGGACGCCACTCACCTGAGCGAAAACTCCCAGGTGATCGCCGGTGCCGATGGCGGGCGCCAGGGGTTTCAGATCGTCAACATGGATGTGCGCTTCATCTACCGTATCGGCCTGAGCGACGCGGCCGCCCTGGCGGCGGCCTATCACACGGCTGACGTCGAGCAACTGCTGCGCAGCGTGGCCAACCGCGTGCTGGTCCACGATTTTGCCGTTCGTTCGCTGGATGGTCTGTTGGGGGCCGAACGTGCCGCGCTCGGCCGTGACATCGGCCAAGCGGTGCAGGCCGACCTCGACCGCATGGACACCGGCGTAGAGCTGCTGGCGACCTCGGTGGAGGCGATCCACCCGCCAGCCGGTGCAGCCAATGCCTACCATGCCGTACAGGCGGCGCAGATCACCGCCCAGGCACTGGTCGCCCGTGACCGAGGGCAGGCCGCGCAGAAGCTTGACGAAGCCCGGCAGGGCGCCACGACCTTGACCGACAAGGCCACCGCCGAAGCCCATGAAACGCAGACCAGCGCCGACACCGCCGCCTTGCGCTTCGATGCCGAGCACACCGCCTGGCTGCACGCCGGCCAGGCATTCATCCTCGAACAGTACCTGCAGCGGCTGTCCCAAGGCATGGCGCACGCAAGCAGCCTGATCATCGATCACCGCCTGGCGGCGAACCAGGCGCCGACCCTGGACCTGCGCAGCTATGCAGCGCCCATCGACCCTTCGCAGCAGAAACCCGCATCCGGCCGTACCCAGGAGCGTAACCCGTGA
- the hflC gene encoding protease modulator HflC: protein MNSHTAHGHDHDHDHDHDHDHADTHEPARPAWLRVGIALLLVLIMAATACFVQVRVGEATVITRFGNPSRVLIEPGLNWRWPVPFEAAVPVDLRLRTTSSGLQDVGTRDGLRIIVQAYVAWQVGADPQSIQLFMRAVQNQPDEAARQIRTLVGSALETTASGFELADLVNVDASKVRIDGFEQRLREQIEQQLINSYGVHVVQVGIERLTLPKVTLEATVDRMRAERETIATERTAEGKRKAAEIQSAAERDARILQADASVKAAQIQAQSQVQAADIYGKAYASAPQLYTLLRSLDTLGTVINPGTRLVLRTDAAPFRALVEGPVLPAGADHGQH, encoded by the coding sequence GTGAATTCCCATACCGCCCATGGTCATGACCACGACCACGACCACGATCATGACCATGACCATGCCGATACTCATGAGCCAGCCCGTCCCGCCTGGCTGCGTGTCGGGATCGCGTTGCTGCTGGTGCTGATCATGGCCGCGACGGCCTGTTTCGTGCAGGTTCGTGTCGGCGAAGCAACCGTCATCACGCGCTTCGGCAACCCGTCGCGGGTACTGATCGAGCCGGGGCTCAACTGGCGTTGGCCAGTGCCGTTCGAAGCCGCCGTGCCGGTCGATCTGCGCCTGCGCACCACGTCGAGCGGGCTGCAGGATGTCGGCACGCGGGATGGCCTGCGCATCATCGTCCAGGCCTATGTCGCCTGGCAGGTGGGGGCAGATCCGCAGAGCATTCAGTTGTTCATGCGCGCGGTGCAGAACCAGCCCGACGAGGCCGCGCGGCAGATCCGCACCCTGGTGGGCTCGGCCCTGGAAACCACGGCCAGCGGTTTCGAACTGGCTGACCTGGTCAATGTCGATGCCAGCAAGGTGCGCATCGATGGCTTCGAGCAACGCCTGCGCGAGCAGATCGAGCAGCAACTGATCAACAGCTATGGGGTGCACGTCGTGCAAGTGGGCATCGAGCGCCTGACCCTGCCCAAGGTCACCCTTGAAGCCACGGTGGACCGCATGCGTGCCGAACGCGAGACCATCGCGACCGAACGCACTGCCGAAGGCAAGCGCAAGGCGGCCGAGATCCAGTCGGCCGCCGAGCGTGATGCCCGCATCCTGCAGGCCGATGCGAGCGTGAAGGCCGCGCAGATCCAGGCGCAATCGCAGGTGCAGGCGGCGGACATTTACGGCAAGGCCTATGCCAGTGCGCCGCAGCTTTACACCTTGCTGCGTTCGCTCGACACCCTCGGCACGGTCATCAACCCTGGCACGCGACTGGTGTTGCGTACCGACGCGGCGCCGTTCCGCGCCTTGGTCGAGGGGCCGGTGCTGCCTGCGGGGGCTGACCATGGCCAGCACTGA
- the hflK gene encoding protease modulator HflK: MASTEQLAARLPTGPWLQSGRIGFLALYVVALLAAVGWLFGNVRQVGPENRAVVLRLGAEQRIQNAGLLLAWPEPFEQVVMLPSAARVTERRVELLLRSELAQKSDKDGTLASDATAGSGYLLTGDAGAVQLDVRVFYTVSDPYAYARQGQHVQPALDRLVERNAVQICASRDMDAILVARPELVGGDARLADQRERLRGDLQQGINGSLARLREAGASLGIEVVRVDIQSSLPWSAVSAFNAVLTASQQAEQAVAKARNEAARQLQQATQAADRTVQVAEAEASERLSRAQAATATIVGLSQQQDPQLLLRLYRERVPAILARAGAVTTVNKDDAGRMILQGPAQ; this comes from the coding sequence ATGGCCAGCACTGAGCAGTTGGCGGCCAGGCTGCCGACGGGGCCCTGGTTGCAATCGGGGCGCATCGGCTTTCTGGCGCTGTATGTGGTGGCGCTGTTGGCGGCAGTGGGCTGGCTGTTCGGCAACGTGCGTCAGGTCGGGCCGGAAAACCGTGCGGTGGTCCTGCGCCTGGGTGCCGAGCAGCGCATCCAGAACGCAGGCTTGCTGCTGGCCTGGCCTGAGCCGTTCGAGCAGGTGGTGATGTTGCCTTCGGCAGCGCGGGTGACCGAACGCCGGGTCGAGTTGTTGCTGCGCTCGGAGCTTGCGCAGAAATCAGACAAGGACGGCACGCTGGCCAGCGATGCCACGGCAGGCTCTGGCTATCTGCTGACCGGCGATGCCGGGGCCGTGCAGCTGGACGTGCGGGTGTTCTATACGGTGAGTGACCCTTACGCCTACGCGCGCCAGGGGCAGCATGTGCAGCCGGCGCTGGATCGCCTGGTGGAGCGTAACGCCGTGCAGATCTGCGCCTCGCGCGACATGGACGCCATCCTGGTCGCGCGACCGGAACTGGTCGGCGGCGACGCCCGTCTGGCCGATCAGCGCGAGCGCCTGCGCGGTGACCTGCAGCAGGGCATCAATGGCAGCCTGGCGCGGTTGCGTGAGGCGGGTGCCAGCCTGGGCATCGAGGTGGTGCGGGTCGACATCCAGTCGTCGTTGCCATGGTCGGCCGTCAGCGCCTTCAACGCAGTGCTCACCGCCAGCCAGCAGGCCGAACAGGCCGTGGCCAAGGCCCGTAATGAGGCTGCTCGGCAACTGCAGCAGGCCACCCAGGCCGCCGACCGCACCGTGCAGGTAGCTGAGGCTGAAGCCAGCGAACGGCTGTCCCGTGCCCAGGCCGCTACCGCGACGATCGTTGGCTTGAGCCAGCAGCAGGATCCGCAGTTGCTGCTGCGCCTGTACCGCGAGCGGGTGCCGGCGATACTGGCGCGGGCCGGGGCGGTCACCACCGTCAACAAAGATGACGCCGGGCGCATGATCCTGCAGGGCCCCGCGCAATGA